AGCCGTACTCCAGCGTCTGGGACAATTTGCCGACGCCGAGCCGGCACCCGCAGCCGACGACCTTCGAGGCGGCGGGCCTGCGGGGCGGACTGATGCTGTACCGCACGAAGCTGGTCGGCCACAAGTCGGGCCGGCTGACCGTCACCAACCTCCACGACTTCGCGACCGTCTTTGTCGACGGCCAGTATGTCGGCACCATCGACCGGCGCGAGGGACAGAACTCCATCGAGCTGCCCAAGGCGACTTCGGCGACACCGGTCCTTGACATCTTGGTGGAGGGGATGGGACGAATCAACTTCGCCCAGTACTTGATCGACCGGAAGGGCATCACCGACCGGGTGACGCTGAACGGCATGACCCTGATGACCTGGGAGCAGTTCGCGATGCCGCTGGACGGTGCGTGGGTCGGCAAGCTCAAGCCGTCGCTTGACAAACGGCCCGGCCACTTCTATCGCGGGTGGTTTGACCTCGCCACGCCGGCCGACACCTATCTGGATGTCAGCGGCTACCGCAAGGGCTTCGTGTGGGTCAACGGCCATAACCTGGGCCGGTTCTGGGAGATCGGGCCCCAAAAGCGGCTCTATTGCCCGGCGACGTGGCTGAAGGCAGGGCAGAACGAGGTCGTGGTGTTCGACATGCTGGGGAACCAGGCCGCCCCCGTGGCGGGCTTCGAAAAGCTCCAAGGATAAGGCACAGTCTGGCGCGGCATTGTCGCGCCAGGACCGCTTTTGTTCGGTGCGACTAGTCTAGAGTTGTCTTGACTAATTCGTGCCGGTATCCCTTTAACTCTTGAAACGCCCGGCCGAAGAAGTCGGCGAGATGGTCCACGTCTCCTTCTTCAAGGACAGAGTTATAGACCCAGAGCCGGACGAAGTCGTCGCGCGACTGCCAGGGCTGGATGAAGTAGTCCCAATCGACCCATCCAATTCCCGAGAGGTAGTACTGGAGGATCGTGTGCTGTGTGGAGCGCTTCGTATCCGTTCGTACCGCACTTTGACCTCTGATCATCCGGGCGGGAACTTGGCTCGCCCGTAACAGACTGACCTCGACCGACGTGATGGCCTCGCAGTGGCCACCTCTGCGCTTGATGACTTCGCGAGGGTCGTCCGCGCCTGGCGGTGACCCGGGAGGACAGAACGTGAAGTTCTGATTGATCCAGTTCATCATGCCGATGACCGCCGATATCCCCCTTGGGTTTCCCATGGATTTGGTGACGGCCACAACTTCCGCGGCCTTGGGGTCGATCGTCGACGCCTTGAGCCGGCTTGGGCTTGCGGCAAGGAACGGCTCCGTTGAGGTGGACGATGCCGTGCCCTGACGTCCCAAGAGTGATTTGACGCTAAAGGGTGACAGGCGGACTTCTGTCGTCACGATGATGGGCTCGTTTCCTTGAGCACGGGCGACGACAAACCGATTGCCATACTTGTCCGACTTCTCAACTTGGTCATAGACTCCTATGACCTTCCAAGAGACCAAGGATTGGTTTCGAGTCTCCATTGGCTTCGGCAACCAGAACTGTTCGCCGGCACGTAGGTTCGTGGTAGGTACCTTCCAGGTGAGCCGGAAGACTTTGTCACTGGCCCGGTTCACCATGTCCTGGGCAAAATTGGCACCGGGGCCCCAGTGGTTTTTGTTCGCAACGAGGAACCGGGCGGTCTGCTTGGCCAAGGTGACTTGGCCGTCATCGAGTGCGGCCTCGACTAAGTTTGCGTAACTGAAGACGCCCGGGTTCCACTCGACATTGAGTCGGGCGATCTGGAGGCCCTCGGCTGTCTTGTGTTGTCGGCATAGCGCCCAACCGAGTGATCTGACCAGATATTCGTCATGAAAGCCGCGCTGCACACCTTCGCGGCACACCCGCTCCATGCGCGCGTAGTCCTTCTTGTCACGAGCGGCCTCCATCAATTTGATGTAGTCGCTCGCAGTGGGAGCCTGTTGACCTAGGAAGACCACAGCTAGCAACGGTGTCACAGGAGAAATGTACTCCATTGGCAACTGAAGGTCCACCAAACGAGCAGAAAAGAAGCGGCCCGGGGCACAACTGCCCCGGGCCGCTTGTTCTCGTTGTCCCCCTTTTGGGAGGGGCTTACTTGATCTCGACTTTGCCGCCGGCTTCTTCGATCTGCTTCTTGATCGAGTCGGCGGTCTCCTTGTTGACGCCTTCCTTCAGCTTCTGAGGGGCGCCGTCGACGAGGTCCTTGGCTTCCTTGAGGCCCAGGCCGGTCAGCTCGCGCACGACCTTGATGACCTGGAGCTTCTGACCGCCCGCGTCGCTCAGGACGACGTCGAATTCGGTCTTCTCTTCGGCCGCTTCGGCGGGAGCGGCTCCACCGCCCATGCCAGCGAACATCGCCGGGTTGAAACCGGCCATCGGGGCGGCGGCGGTGACGCCGAACTTGTCTTCGAGGGCCTTCTTGAGCTCGCTGAGCTCGAGGGCGGTCATACCAGAGATCTGGTCGACGAGAGATTCAACAGTGCTTGCCATGGGGTCTTACTCCTGGGTTTCCGAGGCCTCAGCCTCGGGTGCGGCTTCGGTCTCCGCGGTCGGGGCTTCGGCGGCGGCCTCGGCGGCTGGTTCGGTGGTGGGCTCGGCGGCCGCCTCAGCGGCTGCCGGCTCCTCGGCGGCTGCCGTAGGCGCATCGGCCTCGGGCAGCGGTGAGCCTTCGGCGACCTTGTCCGCCACGGCACCGATCACGCGGATCGGGTCGGCGTACAGGGCTTCGATGACTCCGACGAGGTCGGCGATCGGTGCGGCGACGAGGCCGATGATCTGGGAGATGAGGACGTCGCGCGGCGGAAGCTTGCTCAGCTCCTCGACGCCACTTCCGTCAAACACCTTCCCGTTGATCAGCCCGCCCTTGACGACCAAGCTCTTGTGCGTCTTGGCAAAGTCCATGACGACCTTCGCGCAGTCGCTTTCGTTCTCGTAGAGGAACACGACGGCGGTCGGGCCGGACTTCAAGGTCTCGGTCAGGGGGCTTGCGCCTTCACCGGCGGCAAGGCCGAACAGGGTGTTCTTCACAACCTGCAGCTCGCCGCCTTTCTCGCCCAGTTGCTTGCGAAGGAGCTGAAGCTCCTTCACCTTGAGCCCACGGTATTCGGTGAATAGGACACCCTTCGAACGCTGGAAGCGTTCGCCGGTCTCCTCGATCACTCGGGCTTTCTGTGCGGTCGGCATTGGTTTTCCTTGTCGTTCGACAAAGCAATCGGGCCCTTGCAGTTGTGAGCGCAAGAGCCCGATCTGTGCCGGCCCGGCCATGGTGGCCTGGGGGTTGAAATCGTTTTCTAGCCTCGAACCTCGGTCGGCTGCTGGTCAGGCGCTTAAGGAACCCCTCGTGAAGGGA
The Fimbriimonadaceae bacterium genome window above contains:
- a CDS encoding transglutaminase domain-containing protein — protein: MEAARDKKDYARMERVCREGVQRGFHDEYLVRSLGWALCRQHKTAEGLQIARLNVEWNPGVFSYANLVEAALDDGQVTLAKQTARFLVANKNHWGPGANFAQDMVNRASDKVFRLTWKVPTTNLRAGEQFWLPKPMETRNQSLVSWKVIGVYDQVEKSDKYGNRFVVARAQGNEPIIVTTEVRLSPFSVKSLLGRQGTASSTSTEPFLAASPSRLKASTIDPKAAEVVAVTKSMGNPRGISAVIGMMNWINQNFTFCPPGSPPGADDPREVIKRRGGHCEAITSVEVSLLRASQVPARMIRGQSAVRTDTKRSTQHTILQYYLSGIGWVDWDYFIQPWQSRDDFVRLWVYNSVLEEGDVDHLADFFGRAFQELKGYRHELVKTTLD
- the rplL gene encoding 50S ribosomal protein L7/L12, with translation MASTVESLVDQISGMTALELSELKKALEDKFGVTAAAPMAGFNPAMFAGMGGGAAPAEAAEEKTEFDVVLSDAGGQKLQVIKVVRELTGLGLKEAKDLVDGAPQKLKEGVNKETADSIKKQIEEAGGKVEIK
- the rplJ gene encoding 50S ribosomal protein L10: MPTAQKARVIEETGERFQRSKGVLFTEYRGLKVKELQLLRKQLGEKGGELQVVKNTLFGLAAGEGASPLTETLKSGPTAVVFLYENESDCAKVVMDFAKTHKSLVVKGGLINGKVFDGSGVEELSKLPPRDVLISQIIGLVAAPIADLVGVIEALYADPIRVIGAVADKVAEGSPLPEADAPTAAAEEPAAAEAAAEPTTEPAAEAAAEAPTAETEAAPEAEASETQE